GCATTCGCGCCATACTGACCCGAAATTTCGAGAGCGCATCGTCAACCCTTCGCGCTGCACCTGCTCTTTCTAGCGCAATGGCCCGATCCCTGGAGTTAGAAAGTAGCTGTCTCAGCTCGATAAGCATTGCGATAAAAAGTCCGACCAGAACCTGCGCTACTAGCTCGGCAGCACCCACAGTCATGCAGGCATTGTCTCAATTCATTGCAACTCTCGCTCTGCCGAGGTTGCGCGCAGGCCGTTTAGCCAACGTCCACACGCCCGTTCGGCACCTCGACCGGCCGCGTCACCATCGCGCGTAGCTCGTCGCGGGTGACGTGAGGGCTCAGGATCGCGATCCGCCAGTCCCTGAGCGTGCCGGTCAGCGAGACCACCGCGTCGTTGAGTTCGCGCACGTTGCGGCTGGCCTCGCGGGTTTCCGCCTCCAGCTCGGTGACGCGCTCACGGAGAGGCTGGACCAGGGTGAGCGCGGTGTCGGTGAGAACGTCGGCCGTGTCCGCCTGGAGCTTGCGGCGCTGCGCCCATACCGTGAGGCCCCCGGCGGCGCCGAGCAGTCCGCCGAGCGCGGCGATCACGGTCAGGACCTGGCCGAGGATGCCGCCGCTCATCGGTCACCGTCCAGCAGTAGCGGGACGTCCATGGTCTCGCCGACGTCCGCGGCGCGGCCGAGCCGCCGCAGGTCGAGGATGATCTGCACCCAGCGCCACCAGGAAGCGATGGCCACCGCGCTGACGAAGCCACCGGCGGCGATTGCCTGGGCACCGCTGACGGCGTAGAGAGCGATCGAGTACATCGTCGCCGCGGCACCGAGAACCGCGACACCGGCCAGCTCCAAGGCGAGTCCGGCCAGCAGCGCGGTGCGCGGCCAGGCGAGACCGATGAGGCCGACGGCGCCGGCGACGATCAGGCCGATCGCCCATACGGTCTGGATGGTGGGCGGCATCGCCGTCGAGACGGACCGCGGGGTGACCGCGCCGCCCAGCTGCAGCGCCACGCCGACGATCAGCGCGGCGAGCAGCGTGCTGACCTCGAACGGGTGCCGGCCGGTCGCCAGGGTCAGCGGCCGGCCGCCCATCAGCCCTCCGCCTGCGCGGAGGCGTGTGCAGCCGCGGCGGCCGAGGTGGCAGCGTCGCCCTCGGGGTCCGCCCGGTTGCCGATCGCGTCGGCCAGCGCGTCCAGGAATGCGCGTGCCTGGTCGTGCGGCAGCGCCTGGGTGATCTTCTGGGCCAGCTCGTCCGGGTTGAGGCCGCCCTCGGCCAGCTCGGCGGCGAGCAGCTCGGCGAGCCGGCCGAGGGGGAACGCCGCGATGAAGCCGGCGATGACCTCCTCCGCGTCGACGTCGTCCTGCTGGGCCAGCAGCGCCGCGATCTTGGTGAGGCTGGCGTTCACCGCGGTGAGGCCGGTCTGGATCGCCTGGAATCGCTTGTAGATCTCCGCCCGGTCGATGCCGCCGTTGTGCGTGGCGGAGACGCCCGGCGGGTAGCCGCCGTTGAACAGCAGTCGCCACAGGTCTTCGGCCGCAGCCATGTCGCCCTCCTCAGAGCCGTGTGCGCGCCAGGTGGCGAGGGATTCGCCGGCGAGCACGGAGTAGAGCCGGTTCATCGCGTCCTGCGAGGTCACGAACCGGCGGATGAACGAGATGTGCAGGTGCCACAGGTGTGTGGTGTCGCGGCCCGGGTCCGGGCCGGCGTCCGCGCCGACGCCGAGCGGCCAGCCGCCGGTGAGGACGTAGCAGTAGACGGACCGGCTGTCCTTGGTGCCGATGAACTCGCGGATGATCGGCACGCCGCCGATGTAGAGCCGCTCGTCCCGGGTTCGTGCGGCCACGTCGAGCCGGGTCGTATACCGGCGCATCGCCTCGGCGGACATCGTGAGGTCGAGGGCCGCGGCTTTGTCGCCTGGGCCTTGCCGGTCGGCGGCGACCTCCGCGCGGGAGTAGTCGCCGCTCCAGAGGGCGTCTCGGTAGTTGTGGTAGCCCGGCTTGGCCGCGTAGATGCCACCGAGCAGGGCGGACGGTTCCAACGCGTCGAACCGCTCCCACAGCGACCAGATCTCGTCGGTGATCCTGGCCGGGTTCGGGTTGCGTGCCATCAGTGGAGCTGCCTTTCGATGGTGCCGGCGGCCACCTCGTAGACCGCGACGTCGCAGCCGGTGGCGATGAGCGAGTCGCGAAAGGCGCTCACCGCTGCGGGCAGCGCGTCCTCCCAGGCCGGGTCACCGAACGACTGGGTGCTGATCGTGACGGAGGCATTCATCGGGCCGGAGATCTGCACGTTGTAATCAACAGCGACAGGGGTGTAGCCCACGCTCGGGAATGGCATGCGCGCTCCTAGAGGACGGTGCCGGTGTAGGACGGGGCCGGGCCCATATCGAGCACGAGAATCTCGATCCCGGAGTTCGACGGCTGGACATAGACGGTGTTGCTGCCCGCGGTGCGGCTGATGCTCATGAGCAGTGAGAGGGTGACGGGCGTCGCCGGGGACCGGTATTTCGACGTCCAGGTGGCGGTCGGGTAGGCGGCCGAGATCTCGATGCGCACCGAGGTTCGGCCGATCTCGGTCGACGAGACGGTCGGCGTTGAGCCGTCTTCCGTGGCCGTCCACCGCACCAGCGCAGAGTTTTGGTTGTTGCTCGCCGTGACGCCGAAATCGGTCGCGACGATGTGGATATTGCGGTTCGGGCGGATCGGGATGTCGTCGAACCGGAAGACGGGCACCGAGGTGCCGGAGTTGCTGCCGGACGACTGGGCGGTGATCAGGCCCGCCGCGAGGATCTTCTGGCCGACCGCGACGAAGTCCCACGTGCCTGCGAGCCACCGGCGATACAGGTCCGTGTCCGTCTCGTAGATCAGCATCCCGGCCACCGGCGATGCTGGCCGTGTGCCCGAGGTGCAGCGGATGACAGTCTGCTGCATGAGATACGTGTTGAGGTCGTCGTCGGTCAGCACGGACCCGTTGGTGAAGGTCTTGATCGGCACGAGGCCTCCTGCTCAGTACGCGATGACGTTGGCCCCGATGACGCCCTGACTCGGGTGGCCGATGACGAAGAACCGGTAGCGGTCGGCGCCCTGAAGGCCCCAGGTGGTCTGCCATCGATCTGGTGGAGACCAGGTGTGGGAGATGCTGCGGATGAAGCAGTCGCGCTGGTCGACGATGCCTCCTGGTGGCCGGCGGACCACGGTGATCCGGTCGCCGATCTCGCGGCCGGCCGCGTGCGGCAGCACGGTGTCTGGATCGATCCGGGCGTCGATGGCCAGGCTGGTGAACCGGAACTCCGGCTCCGACTCCTGCCACAGAATCCAGCGGGCCCACCCGAGCGCGGCCTCGTCGGTGGTGACCGGGAGGGTCTCCTCGATGGCGTGCAAGCCGTGGCGGCCGATGGAGGCGGCGTCCTCGACGACCGGCAGCGCGGCGTCCTCGCCGTCGCGGGTGACCGTGACGCGGTTGACCATCTGCATCCGGTCGTAGCTGATGCCGGGCCGGCCGACGTACGGAATCTCGCCCGCGGCGGTGTTCGAGCCGAACGTCGCCCAGCTCGTCGACGAGCGTGGGTCCGTCAGGAGCGCGTGGCGTGAGCGGAAGACGATGTCGCCCTGGGCGTCGACGTACAGCTCGCCGATTTCCGCGGTGGCCACGTCCTGGGCCTCGTCGAGCGGGTTGCCCGCGAGGTCGGTGGCCCGCAGCGCGGTGTCGCCCGCCGCGATCTTTCGCGCCTCGGCCGGCCAGCCCGCGGTGTCGAGAATGCGGTGGATGCGCGCGCCGCTGAGGTCGCCCTCGCCGACCGGGACCGCGGCGGCGAGGCGAGGCACGCCCGCGAGCCGACCGAGGCCGTCGGTCCCGGTGATGGTGACCGTCGCGTGGTCCGGAGCGTCGTGCGACGGGATCCAGGTGTCGACGAAGCCGCGCCAGATCGGGTAGGTGACGCCGTCGTGCTCCAAGCGGATGCGCAGTACGACGCCCGGTGCGGTGAGGCCGGCCTGCTCGATCGTGAACGGGTCGAGCAGGCCGTCATCGTTGAGCAGCTGCACGGAGCACGTGCCGGCGTTGTACTCCACGATCGGCCCGGTCCGTCGGGTCGAGGTCCGTTCGACCGACAGTGACATGAGCCGGTTGGAGTAGTCCGCGAGGACGTCGACCGTGCCGATCCGGCCCGTGCCGATCCGGCCGTTGACCGGGTGGCCGATGAGCAGGTACGTCGGGTCGATCTCGGCGCCGTGCTGCAGACCGACGTCGACGAGCACCCTCACCGTTGCCTCCACCTCGATCCGGAGCTGGCCTCGTACGCCTTGATCGACTCCACGATCTGGCGCCCGACTTCTGCTGGGTGCGCGCCGGGCTGGACGTTGACCGTGATGCTGTACGCCCGGGTGCCGGCGAGGTCGTGCCCGACCGGCTCCGGGCGGCCGGTGCCGTTGTGGGCGATGGACAGCCCGGGCGGCAGGTGGCCACCCGCGTCGTAGGAGCCAAAGGGCAGGCCGGAACCCTTGCCGACCAGGCCGCCCAAGGCTGCAGCCCAGTGGATGTGCTCGTTGCCCTGGAAGCGGCCGGTGCCGGCGTGCTGGTCGTAGACGTCGCCGGTGTACCGGAAGGGTCGGCCCTGCCAAAGGTTCAGGTCGTGCCAGGGTGTGATCAGCTCCCTGGTGCGCGCGCCGAACGTGGATTTGATCCACGCCGCGAGCGCCCGGACCGCGGGGTAGTCGACCGCGCGGCCGCGAGAGTGCTCGTCCAGCTCCCCGCTCAGCGTCCGGGAGCCGGGCCGAAGCCCGGAGATCAGCCGAAGACTCGGGAAGCGGTTGCTGATCAGGCGCTGCATCCCCTGCCAGCCGCCGAGGACGGACTGACCGCCCAGGCCGCCGCCGTCACCGCCGAGCTTGTCGGTCAGCCACTTTCCGGCCCAGCCGACGAGCTTGCCGCCCATGCCGCGCACGAGCGCGCCGAGGCTGCCTGCGCCCGGGATCTTGGCGAGTAGCGGCCCGGCGAGACGCTGGAGCGCGCTCTTCGAGTCGGTGACCCACTCGCCGAGGCCCTTCGCGCCGTTGATGACCCGGCCGAAGAAGTCACCGATCCCGGAGCCGGTGCCGACCTGGCCGCCGTCTTCGCGGCCGTCGAGATACGGGTCGACGTCGTCTCGGGTCACGCGGCCGCGCTTGGCGTTGATCGCTTTGATGAGCCCGAGGTTGGCCAGCGTCGACCGGGTGTTGGTGATGAACTCACCGCTGGCGACCTTGAGCAGACCGTTCGGCCCGACGGCGAGTCGGTTGTCCCGCAGACTCGGCGCGCCCGGGATCTGGCCGCCGGACGCAAAGCCGCGGATCTCGGGGATGCGGTCCTTGACGCCGACGAACGACGCGGCGGAGTTGATGCCGCGGATCAGCGGGTTGATCACCGAGTTCGCCACGAACGTCACGGGGACCTTCGCGGCGTCCTTCACTCGCTCCCAGGCGCCCTTGATCGCGTCGACGCCGGTCCGGAAGGCGTTCGGCAGCGTCTTCGTGATCCACTCGCCGAGGGGGTTGAAAACGCGGTCGCGCATCCAGTTCCACGCGGACAGGATGGCGTTGAAGATGCCGCTCCAGACGCTGATGGTGATGGTCAGCAGCATCTTGAAGTACCAGATGATCCCGTCGATGGCCTTGCTCAGCCAGGGCCACACGTACTGCAGAAACCAGGTGACCGTGGCGCCGATGGCCGTTTTCACGCTGGCCCAGACCGCGTTGACGATGTTCCGGAACGTTTCGTTCTTCTGGTAGGCGATGATCACCGCGGCGACCAGGGCGCCGATGGCGACGACGACCAAGCCGATGGGGTTCGCGGTCAGCGCCGCGTTGACGAGCCACTGGCCGGCCGCCCATACCCGGCTGGCGATCGCGGCCGCGTTCTGCGCCACGGTGGAGGCGATCGTTGCGGCGGTCGCGGCGACCGTGACGGCGGTGGTGCGCACCCAGGCGGCGAGCTCGATGGCCTTGACGCCCACCCAGACGCCGAGCGTGGTGTTGCCGATGCCGAGGACGGCGTTGTACGCGGCCTGGGCGCCGCTGGCGATCGCGGTTACGACGCCCCACGCCTTCGTGGCCGCGCCCGCTACGGCGACGGCCGCGCCGTAGCCCTTGACGATGATGACCGTGCCGGCCAGCGTGCCGCCGAGGATCTTCGTGGTGGTCTCGTGGTCCTGGAACCAGCGGACGGTGTCGCCGATCGCGGGGATCAACGTGCCGGTGGTGTAGACCGCGATCTCGCGCAGAGCGGGGAGGACCACCTCGCGGCCGATCCGGGCTGCCGTGTCCATCGCGCCGTTGAGCTGGTCGCGGTGTGCTGCGGCGAAGTCCTTGACCGCGGGGATGGCCTGGCCGCCGATGACGCCGATGAAGCCCTGCTGGATGCTGCGGATGAAGCCCTGTACCCGTGCGCCGTCGGACTGGTCGGCGAGGCCGGACGTAGCGCCGTTGAGGTCGCGTAGTTCGGAGGTGAGCGAGCTGACGTTGAGGTTGCGGAACGCATCGCCCAGGTCCTCCCACTGGGTACCGAAGAGGCCGACGCCGATGGTGTTCCGCTTTACCGGATCCTGGATCGCGTTGATCTTGTCGACGATGGTGTCGAAGGCCTTGGTCGCCGCAGGGCCGCCGGAGGCCAGCGTCTTCGCGAAGGTGTCGGCGGAGAGGCCGAGGGCCTTGTAGGAGTCGAGCGTGGTCTTGGAGCCGTCGATCGCACGGATCGAGAACTCCTTGAAGGCGTCGGCCGCGATGTCCGCGTTGCGGGCGCCGCCGTCGAGCAGCTGGGTGATCGCGCCCAGCGCCTGTGGAGCGGTGAGGCCGAGCTTGGTGAACTGGACGCTGTACTCGGTGAACGTGTCGAGCAGGTCCTGGCCCTTGTCGGCGCCGTTCTGGAAGCCGACGGTCAGCACGTCGAGGGCCGCCTGTGCGCTGGGCGCGAGACCGCTGCGCAGCATCGAGGAGACCGCTGCGGTAACGCCGGCGACCTCCTCGTCGAAGACGCGGGCGATGTTGAGCGCGCCGGCCGCGATCTCGTCGAGGACCGGCACGCTGGCGTCGCGCAGCTCGGGGATGTTGCGGATCACGGAGGCGATCGCGTCGTTGACCTCGCCGAGGCTCTCGCCGTAGCCGCGGGCGTAGAGGGCGCCGGCGGCCTCTCCGATCCGGGCGGACTCCGCTTGGGTGAGGGCGAGCTGGGCGCGGAGCTTGTCCGTCGCCTTGCTCACGTCGAGGGCGCCGGCCACGCCGGAGGCGATCCCGGCACCGACGCCGGCGCCGATGCCCAGAGCGCCGAGTCCGGCGGTGACGCCGGTCTTGAGCTTGTCCTGGATTCCGGCCGCGATCTGCGCGCCGATGCGGTTGCCGTCCTTGGTGGCGTCGATGCGCTTGAGCCTCTTGGTCAGCTCGGCACCGAAGTTGTCCAGCTGGGGCATGACCGCGACGAACGCGGTCCGCATGACGCTCATCGGGCCCCGTTCTTGATCGCGGCCGGGACGAGGTGCGGCCGGGGTGGTTCGTTCTCGGTGCCGGTCTCTACGAGCAGCCCGTACCAGGCGCGGCCGCCCCAGCCGACGAGGAAGAACACGAGGCCCTCCTCGGGGTCGTAGACCCGCTCGACCTGGATGTTGCGGCGGAGGTTGCCGGTGTCCTTCGGTGCCAGCTGGCGAGCGTCGCGGCGGATCGCGTTGGCGACCTGGCGGACCGCCTTGGCCACCTCCGGCACCTGGGAGAAGGCGGCGAGGACCTCGGGACGGATCGGCTTGTTGTCGGTGCGCACCGAGGTCCTCCTGTCAGGTGGGAATCTCTCCGCGCCAGAGCGCCGCGAGGCGTTCTTCGCGGCGTTCGTGGGCGTGGATCTCAGACGGCAGCAGGGGTGCGTCGAGCCACTCGGCGAAGCGCCGGTGCCCGCAGTCCGCGGCGCACACGTCGCGGCCGCACTTCTCGGCGTGCTCCTGACGCTGGGCGAGGTGCACGTAGATGAGGTTGCAGAGCAGCCGGGGCGAGAGCCGGGTCAGCCACCCAGGACCGTGGCCACCGGGACCATGCCCGCGAGCTTCGGGTTCGCGTCCGCCGGCGAGGCCGGGGAGGCTGAGGATGAGGTGCTCGAACTCGGCGAAGTGGAGGACTGCCCAAGAGAGGAGCCGTGCGGCTCCTGCGTAGGGCGGCCGGCCTGCACCTCGAACAGGGCCATGGCGAGCCGCATCAGCTCGTCAATGTTGCAGTTATGGTTGACCGCGAGCTTGTAGAGCCGGTCGAAGGCCTTGCCGTCCGCGGGCTGATCGCCGGTGGCCGGAATGGTGAGGCTGCACCGCATGGCCTCCCACATCGCGCCGAGGCCTTCCTGCTCGTCGATCTTGCCGGTGGCCGCGGCGCCGATCTGGAGCATGAGCATCGGTGGGATGACGCCGTGCACGGTGAACGTCTCGCCGAAGAACTCGAAGCTGTCCTTCTCGGCTGTCGGGTTCGCCTCGCGGACCGCGGCGCCGAAGGTTCCGAGGTGTCCCATCGTCAGACCCCCTGTGCCAGCGAACCGGCCGTCCACCGCTTGTACGGCGTGGCCAGCACGGCGGCGTCGGGCAGCTCGGCGGCGAACTCGACCGGCAGGCCGGCCTTGGTCTCCACGGTGCCGCGCGCGGTCTCGACGGAGCCGCCGTTGAAGACCTGCGGCCACCAGATCAGCTCCTCGTCGTCGTACGACAGGAACGCGAGCTGGACCCGCACCTCGTTGCCGGTCAGCGGTGGCACGTACGAGCTGAGCTTGGTGCCGTTCGAGCCGGTGACGGTGATGGTGCCGCCGTTCATGGCGAGCTTCCAGTTGACGTCGGAGATGTGGTTCATCTCGAACGCCACCGTGCCGGACTTCTCGGTGGTCACGGTCTTCACCGCGTAGAGCGACTCCGCGACTCGGATCTGCTCGGTGCTGGTGGACTCGGTGTAGGTCAGGCCCGCGTCGGTGGCGCCGACCTGGAGCCACGCGGCGTCCCAGGTGACGGCGATCTTCCCGCCGACTGCGGTCGGCGCCGGGGCGGCGGTGCCGAGCGGCGCCCAGCGGATGACGCCCGGGCCGGTCTTGATCTGGCCGGGCTGGATGGTCACGTTCGCCATCTACTTCGCCTCCTTGCCGGCCGCGGCCGGAGTCTCCTGGCCGGCGGCGGCCGCCGCGGCGTGCTGGCCGGCCTTCGACGACGGGGAGGCGACGTAGTCCTCCCAGCCGTTGGCCTTGACGGCGTCCTCCGACACCTTGTCGCCGACCCGGTACGCGAACACGCCGCGGCCCGGGTCGCCGAAGGGGATGTCGGAGGTCACGATGCGGTCGGTCACGTCGACCCCTCCGGATTCACTGTGAGCTGGACTTGCGTGAGGTATCTGGCCCTGCCGCTGGTCTCGTCCGGGGACCAGAGCATCGACAGGGGGATGTCGAGGGCGGTGATCCAGCCGCCGGTGATCGGGCCGAGCAGCCCGTAGAGCGCGGCCTCGCCGGTGCGCGCGAGTCGGCTTGCGGCAGCCTGATCGCCGCCCCACCACTCGATCTGGAACTCGGGCGTCGACTCCCACGGCCAGGCGTATGCGCCGCCGAGCGAGGACGTCCGTACGGCCGGCGCGCTACCGGGCGCGAGCCGGGTGCCGACCCGGCCGGAATGCAGCGGGGCCAGCGCGGGGTGCGCGGTGAGGTAGACGACCAGGGCGGCGTCAACGTCGGGCTGGACGTACACGGTCACCCCTGAGTCACCTTGATCATCACCGCTTCGAGGTGGTGGAGCTGGCCGCGGTCCTTCCAGTGCTCGACGTCGCCCTCGACCTCGTAGGTCTGGCCGTCCCACTCGATCCGGTCGGTGGCGAGCAGGTCGGCGGTCCGCGGCAGCCAGACCCGCCACCGGGTGACGGTGCGCTGCTCGTCGACGACGTCCTCGGTCGACGACGCGGGCTGGACGCTCGCGCGGAGCACCGCGGTCACGGCGGCCGGCCAGTCCGGGCCCTGGTTGCCGTACCCGTCGGCGATCAGCGGAGCGCGGAGGCGGGTGATGCGGTCACGCAGCTGCACGGTCTCCTCCTATCGCCTGGTGACGATGCCGCCCTGCCACTGCCAGTCCGGCTCGGGGAAGGAGTGCAGCGGGCCGCCGCCAGCCGTGGCCGGGTCGAGGTAGGCCGCACGGGCCGCGTCGAGGATCGCGGCGAGGCGTCCGCGGTCGGCGGTGCGCGACGTGGCGCCGACCTGCTCGCTGGCGAGCATCGCCGGGTTGTCGTACGCCAGCGCGGCCAACTCGATCGCCCAGCCCCACAGGTCGTCGGGAACCGGGTCAGGCCAGGCGGTGAGCTTGGTAGCGGACCGCAGCCACCCGGACGCCTTACGCCGGGCGACCGTCGCGCTGGCCTCGTCGAGCGGCCCCTGCTGCAGGTAGTCCGCCAGCTCGGTCAGCTCGAACAGGTCCGCCACCGTCAGGCTCCGTACTTCTCGCGCAGCTGGTCGCGGGTGAGGCCGCCCTGCTCGGCGGTCTCTGCCTCCGGCGCCCCCTTGCTGGCCGCGTATGCCGCCCAGGCCGCGCGGGACGCGCTGGCGGCCGGCTTCTCGGGGGCGTCTGGGGTGACCGGCTCGACCAGCGCCGGGATACCGGCGTCGGTGGCGGCCTTCCGGTTCGCCGCCTGCGCGGTGTACCAGTCGCCGAACACGGAGCCGGGCTTCAGGTCCGCGTCGCTGGCGAAGGCGCCGAGGCGCTCGCCGCGGGCGACGTCGGCCTCGCCCAGCTCGACGGTCTCACCGCGCAGCGCGGTGCGCTCGATGCCGTCCTCGCCGAGGTACCAGAACGAGGCCAGCTTGATTGTCTTCTCAGCCATCGAGCCCGGTCACCTTCTTGATCGAGTAGGGATTGGTCACGTACATGACCGGGCGGACGTCGGACTGAACCCAGTTGCGCTGGGTCTCCCGCTCGCGCCAGGCCTCGGTGTCGAGCGCCTTCTCGACGCGCAGCTCGCCGACCTGGCCGCGGGCGACCGCGTAGCCGGTACCGTTGGCGATGCGGTTGCTGGCATACATTTCGACGCCGTAGGAGTCGAGGACCGCCTGCGCCGTCGACCCGTAGGTGTTGAAGAACTGCATCCGCTGCTTCGGGTTGACCAGCCACAGGTCGTAGGTGACGCCGAGCTCGTCGGTGTCGGCGAGGAACTGCGCCTGGCCGAGGTCGGCGGCAGGCCAGCCGCTGTTGTTGGTCTGGGAGCTGCCGCCGGTGACGACGGTGCCCCAGTTGTGGCCGACGAACGTACCGCCGCCGCCGAGCGCGGTGATGGCCGCCTCCAGCGTCTCCACCGCGCGGGTGTTGACCTTGCGGACGATGGTGTTCGCGAGCTGGGTGACCTGGTTGTTGAAGAACGTGACGTCGTTGCGGTCGCGGGCCTCGTCGGTGATGAAGAACTTGCCGCCCCACTTCTCGACCAGGGCGACCTTCGGCACCGTGCGCTGG
This genomic window from Catenuloplanes niger contains:
- a CDS encoding phage tail tape measure protein codes for the protein MSVMRTAFVAVMPQLDNFGAELTKRLKRIDATKDGNRIGAQIAAGIQDKLKTGVTAGLGALGIGAGVGAGIASGVAGALDVSKATDKLRAQLALTQAESARIGEAAGALYARGYGESLGEVNDAIASVIRNIPELRDASVPVLDEIAAGALNIARVFDEEVAGVTAAVSSMLRSGLAPSAQAALDVLTVGFQNGADKGQDLLDTFTEYSVQFTKLGLTAPQALGAITQLLDGGARNADIAADAFKEFSIRAIDGSKTTLDSYKALGLSADTFAKTLASGGPAATKAFDTIVDKINAIQDPVKRNTIGVGLFGTQWEDLGDAFRNLNVSSLTSELRDLNGATSGLADQSDGARVQGFIRSIQQGFIGVIGGQAIPAVKDFAAAHRDQLNGAMDTAARIGREVVLPALREIAVYTTGTLIPAIGDTVRWFQDHETTTKILGGTLAGTVIIVKGYGAAVAVAGAATKAWGVVTAIASGAQAAYNAVLGIGNTTLGVWVGVKAIELAAWVRTTAVTVAATAATIASTVAQNAAAIASRVWAAGQWLVNAALTANPIGLVVVAIGALVAAVIIAYQKNETFRNIVNAVWASVKTAIGATVTWFLQYVWPWLSKAIDGIIWYFKMLLTITISVWSGIFNAILSAWNWMRDRVFNPLGEWITKTLPNAFRTGVDAIKGAWERVKDAAKVPVTFVANSVINPLIRGINSAASFVGVKDRIPEIRGFASGGQIPGAPSLRDNRLAVGPNGLLKVASGEFITNTRSTLANLGLIKAINAKRGRVTRDDVDPYLDGREDGGQVGTGSGIGDFFGRVINGAKGLGEWVTDSKSALQRLAGPLLAKIPGAGSLGALVRGMGGKLVGWAGKWLTDKLGGDGGGLGGQSVLGGWQGMQRLISNRFPSLRLISGLRPGSRTLSGELDEHSRGRAVDYPAVRALAAWIKSTFGARTRELITPWHDLNLWQGRPFRYTGDVYDQHAGTGRFQGNEHIHWAAALGGLVGKGSGLPFGSYDAGGHLPPGLSIAHNGTGRPEPVGHDLAGTRAYSITVNVQPGAHPAEVGRQIVESIKAYEASSGSRWRQR
- a CDS encoding phage head completion protein; protein product: MQLRDRITRLRAPLIADGYGNQGPDWPAAVTAVLRASVQPASSTEDVVDEQRTVTRWRVWLPRTADLLATDRIEWDGQTYEVEGDVEHWKDRGQLHHLEAVMIKVTQG
- a CDS encoding major capsid protein, with the translated sequence MPNQQIAYPLAAPTLSGNVLTVDTALRQPTRITRRIMDLTLARFIVDRIFATAGSVSGGSVVYDQATTNELYTDRDVERVGPGDEFPIVGSQRTVPKVALVEKWGGKFFITDEARDRNDVTFFNNQVTQLANTIVRKVNTRAVETLEAAITALGGGGTFVGHNWGTVVTGGSSQTNNSGWPAADLGQAQFLADTDELGVTYDLWLVNPKQRMQFFNTYGSTAQAVLDSYGVEMYASNRIANGTGYAVARGQVGELRVEKALDTEAWRERETQRNWVQSDVRPVMYVTNPYSIKKVTGLDG
- a CDS encoding phage tail tube protein, which codes for MANVTIQPGQIKTGPGVIRWAPLGTAAPAPTAVGGKIAVTWDAAWLQVGATDAGLTYTESTSTEQIRVAESLYAVKTVTTEKSGTVAFEMNHISDVNWKLAMNGGTITVTGSNGTKLSSYVPPLTGNEVRVQLAFLSYDDEELIWWPQVFNGGSVETARGTVETKAGLPVEFAAELPDAAVLATPYKRWTAGSLAQGV
- a CDS encoding HK97-gp10 family putative phage morphogenesis protein; the encoded protein is MRTDNKPIRPEVLAAFSQVPEVAKAVRQVANAIRRDARQLAPKDTGNLRRNIQVERVYDPEEGLVFFLVGWGGRAWYGLLVETGTENEPPRPHLVPAAIKNGAR